Proteins from a single region of Cyanobacteriota bacterium:
- a CDS encoding isocitrate/isopropylmalate family dehydrogenase: MSKTIGLISGDGIGPEITEATLLVLKEVAADFKYIDLDLGGVAIDKTGSPFPDETKTKLKEVDAVLMAAIGGPQYDNLPRDKRPETGLLALRK, from the coding sequence ATGTCAAAAACAATTGGTTTAATCTCTGGTGATGGAATTGGTCCTGAAATAACGGAAGCAACTCTCTTGGTTCTTAAAGAAGTTGCTGCTGATTTTAAGTATATTGATCTTGATTTGGGTGGCGTTGCTATCGACAAAACTGGCAGTCCATTTCCTGATGAAACCAAAACAAAGCTCAAAGAAGTTGACGCTGTATTAATGGCTGCTATCGGTGGACCTCAGTATGACAACTTACCGCGCGATAAGAGACCTGAGACTGGCTTACTTGCTTTGCGTAAA